A single genomic interval of Neosynechococcus sphagnicola sy1 harbors:
- the psbV2 gene encoding photosystem II cytochrome PsbV2, producing MMCPLYSPGLWMIVLTIWLAGMAFPHPAVAAGVDPYVTRYLRVTEPIALPLNDQGQTRLFSPADLSVGKRLFGQNCQTCHVGGTTLPNPQVSLSLADLRGAMPARDRIDPLVAYFRQPMTYDGREVADWCRSVPESWMSQAEVENLAAFVLKAAQSAPGWGTETFE from the coding sequence ATGATGTGTCCCTTATATTCCCCAGGTCTCTGGATGATTGTCTTGACCATCTGGCTGGCAGGAATGGCCTTCCCTCACCCCGCTGTTGCGGCTGGTGTTGATCCCTATGTAACCCGCTATCTCAGGGTGACTGAGCCGATTGCCTTGCCACTGAATGATCAGGGGCAAACTCGCCTGTTTTCCCCTGCAGACCTGTCGGTTGGCAAACGTTTGTTTGGGCAAAATTGCCAGACTTGCCATGTGGGTGGCACCACCCTGCCGAATCCACAGGTATCCTTGTCCTTGGCAGATCTGCGGGGGGCGATGCCTGCCCGAGATCGCATTGATCCCTTGGTTGCCTATTTTCGTCAGCCCATGACCTATGACGGTAGGGAAGTCGCTGATTGGTGTCGTTCTGTGCCTGAAAGCTGGATGTCCCAGGCAGAAGTCGAAAATTTGGCGGCTTTTGTGCTGAAAGCTGCCCAGTCGGCTCCGGGGTGGGGAACGGAAACCTTTGAGTGA
- a CDS encoding DUF2811 domain-containing protein, whose protein sequence is MHATVSILAEIPEPLHESLKGYLETHPDWDQDRVFSAALSLFLLQNGDSDRRTARVYLDTLFKHTVS, encoded by the coding sequence ATGCACGCAACTGTTAGTATTCTGGCCGAAATCCCTGAACCTCTTCATGAGTCGCTGAAAGGTTACCTGGAAACTCATCCAGACTGGGATCAAGATCGCGTTTTCTCAGCCGCCCTTTCTCTGTTTTTGCTGCAAAATGGAGACAGCGATCGCCGGACGGCTCGAGTTTACTTAGACACCCTATTCAAGCACACGGTTTCCTGA
- a CDS encoding pyridoxal phosphate-dependent aminotransferase: MDSDPTTDLIYRQTLRMQQVQSPIIPVVAQLVRNCPGTISLGQGVVDYGPPPAAIAAISEFLTSDHPHQYQAVSGIPALQRAISAKLHLENGIPGGEQTQVVVTAGANMGFMNAILAITSPGDEVILPTPYYFNHDMAIAIAGCQAVCVPTDADYQLQPQLLRQAITAKTRAIVTISPNNPTGAVYPAATLQQVNALCREYGFYHISDETYEYFTYDGMQHFSPGSIPGSAAHTISLYSLSKAYGFASWRIGYMVIPGHLLPSVEKIQDTMLICPPVISQYAAVGALQAGSTYCRDQLRAIARVRQMILTELAKLQDLVTLPPRKGGFLLFLEGAYNFISHDACRKTNPGIPSCGYPWRNLWDVRGLLSPRCLRGTATHNCLRWDWTASERTAAIDLNFSRSHTPEIVATSITSLGMISEWQRSGRGGIKSEKSGSDLSRTAMGQGLLTSVEVKRCRPLNLPVVNWMDDNLLLCGALAHDVESAKGRMPIKLAPS, translated from the coding sequence ATGGATTCTGATCCAACCACTGACCTAATTTACCGTCAAACCCTGCGGATGCAGCAGGTTCAGTCTCCGATCATTCCGGTGGTAGCGCAGCTGGTTCGCAACTGTCCCGGCACCATTTCCCTCGGACAAGGAGTGGTTGATTACGGCCCACCCCCGGCAGCGATCGCGGCTATTTCGGAGTTTCTGACCAGTGATCACCCGCACCAGTACCAGGCAGTGTCAGGGATTCCAGCACTCCAAAGGGCAATCTCGGCCAAGTTGCACCTCGAAAATGGCATCCCTGGAGGTGAGCAAACCCAGGTTGTGGTCACTGCCGGAGCCAACATGGGGTTCATGAATGCAATTCTGGCCATTACCAGCCCCGGCGATGAGGTGATTCTCCCAACACCCTACTACTTCAACCACGACATGGCGATCGCGATCGCGGGTTGTCAGGCAGTGTGCGTCCCCACCGATGCCGATTACCAGCTCCAGCCGCAGCTACTGCGACAGGCAATCACAGCCAAAACTCGAGCCATTGTTACCATCTCACCCAACAACCCGACGGGAGCGGTTTATCCGGCGGCGACGTTGCAACAGGTGAATGCCCTCTGTCGAGAGTATGGATTTTACCACATCAGTGATGAAACCTACGAATATTTCACCTATGACGGCATGCAACATTTTTCGCCAGGTTCAATTCCAGGCAGTGCTGCACATACGATTTCCCTCTATTCCCTCTCCAAAGCCTACGGGTTTGCCAGTTGGCGGATTGGGTACATGGTGATTCCAGGGCACCTCTTGCCATCGGTAGAAAAAATTCAAGACACGATGTTAATTTGTCCCCCCGTGATTTCCCAGTATGCGGCGGTGGGGGCACTGCAAGCAGGATCTACCTATTGTCGAGACCAACTGAGGGCGATCGCCAGAGTACGACAGATGATCCTGACCGAGCTAGCCAAGCTTCAGGATCTTGTCACTCTACCCCCCCGCAAGGGGGGCTTTCTACTGTTTCTTGAAGGTGCATACAACTTTATCAGCCATGACGCTTGTAGAAAAACTAATCCAGGAATACCAAGTTGCGGTTATCCCTGGCGAAACCTTTGGGATGTCAGAGGGCTGCTATCTCCGCGTTGCCTACGGGGCACTGCAACCCACAACTGCCTTCGATGGGATTGGACGGCTAGTGAAAGGACTGCAGCGATTGATCTAAATTTCTCTAGGTCACATACCCCGGAGATTGTTGCGACCAGTATCACGTCACTGGGGATGATTTCGGAATGGCAAAGGTCAGGGAGGGGTGGGATCAAGTCTGAAAAGTCGGGTTCTGATCTGTCCAGGACGGCCATGGGACAGGGGTTATTAACCTCCGTCGAAGTCAAACGATGTAGACCCCTCAATCTGCCTGTGGTTAATTGGATGGATGACAACCTTTTGCTCTGTGGCGCTCTGGCCCATGACGTTGAGTCGGCTAAGGGTAGAATGCCCATTAAACTGGCGCCCTCTTAA
- a CDS encoding YciI family protein: MPKYVLWGTYCDNVLERRAPYRQAHLEGLAAQKSAGVLLTIGPTQDLRLVFGLYEAADADTVRQLIEADPYWQHGIWTDYQVHEWIQAL, from the coding sequence ATGCCCAAATATGTTTTATGGGGAACCTACTGTGACAATGTGTTGGAGCGGCGGGCTCCCTATCGTCAAGCCCATCTGGAGGGCTTGGCCGCCCAGAAGTCGGCGGGGGTTTTGTTGACCATTGGGCCAACCCAGGATTTACGCCTCGTGTTTGGCCTCTATGAAGCTGCCGATGCAGACACTGTGCGGCAGTTAATTGAAGCGGATCCCTACTGGCAACATGGCATCTGGACAGATTATCAAGTCCACGAATGGATTCAAGCCCTTTAA
- the hemJ gene encoding protoporphyrinogen oxidase HemJ, translating to MTYYWFKAFHLVGIVVWFAGLFYLVRLFVYHVEAQERPEPAQSILKEQYQLMEKRLYNLITTPGMVLTVAMAVGLLITEPEVLHDIWLQVKLALVVLLIAYHHYCGRLMKQLAVDQCHWSGQQMRWLNEVPTVLLVMIVLLAIFKNSLPTDITAWGMVAMIVAMGAIIQLYAKKRRRDREQQLAAASPLTETGAADLSGSAS from the coding sequence ATGACGTATTACTGGTTTAAGGCATTCCATCTCGTCGGCATTGTGGTCTGGTTCGCAGGATTGTTCTATCTGGTACGGCTATTTGTCTATCATGTTGAAGCCCAGGAACGTCCAGAGCCAGCCCAAAGCATCCTCAAAGAGCAGTACCAGCTCATGGAAAAGCGCCTTTACAACCTGATTACCACCCCTGGAATGGTGTTAACCGTTGCCATGGCTGTGGGGTTATTGATCACCGAACCCGAGGTTCTCCATGACATTTGGCTCCAGGTGAAGTTGGCGTTGGTCGTCCTTTTGATTGCTTATCACCACTATTGTGGTCGCCTGATGAAGCAGTTAGCTGTTGATCAATGTCACTGGAGCGGTCAGCAAATGCGCTGGCTCAACGAAGTCCCAACCGTTCTCTTGGTGATGATTGTGCTCCTAGCTATCTTTAAAAATAGTCTGCCCACAGACATCACAGCCTGGGGTATGGTAGCCATGATTGTGGCCATGGGCGCAATCATTCAACTCTATGCCAAAAAGCGAAGGCGCGATCGCGAGCAACAGCTGGCAGCAGCTTCCCCCTTAACAGAGACGGGAGCAGCAGATCTGAGTGGCTCTGCCTCCTAA
- a CDS encoding DNA gyrase/topoisomerase IV subunit A, with product MAKQLNLLTPAQVIPTALHIEMQRSYLEYAMSVIVGRALPDARDGLKPVHRRIVYAMHELGLTPDRPFRKCARVVGDVLGKYHPHGDQAVYDALVRMVQEFSSRYPLLAGHGNFGSVDDDPPAAMRYTETRLAAIAHEAILAEIGDATVDFIGNFDNSQQEPTVLPAQLPLLLLNGSSGIAVGMATNIPPHNLGEVVDGLMALIDRPDLSDQDLLKLIPGPDFPTGGEIVSTDGIREAYTTGRGSIPVRGVVQVEEVQPGRGRHRRAALVVTELPYQVNKAAWIEKVADLVNQGRLEGVADIRDESDRDGMRVVIELKREIQPAALLNELYRQTALQSNFGAILLALAEGQPRQMPLRELLQIFLQFREQTLSRRYNHELDKSEQRRHLLAGMLAALTNLDGLIEILRQAPDGTTAKTRLQEQFQLSDRQSDAILAMPLRRLTGLERQNLQTEFEELTQRTTELQRLLGDRRELLKALKKDLRSLKRKYGDRRRTRILGQADPAGGQGAMVKDPPPAMTPPPRSHTPQRPSESSEPPSLQEYTPEPEATVVELTQRGYIRRLTPKAFQRQQRPRTSLPAPEDCEDAVIQAQPADTAQELLVLTRSGKAYTLPVEEIPSGRNGRGTPLISLLPTAAQGDPEAIVQTLVLPGALEGLDLLLLSHQGRIKRIPLLEFTHLTGRGLIGMKLKPGDTLIHASLVQPATQLVLATSSGRLLRFEVNLDQLPVMGRTTQGLAAMRLGSQEQLVGWAMVDPQVNLLLVSQQGYLQALPLQRLRLGKRGELGTQVMQFANRTDELAGFLPLLPEAGVLLQTTTQRLIRLPPESLFPEGVEIDPLGLHYVGDRLIQADQGERILAVIPLIPHR from the coding sequence ATGGCTAAACAGTTGAACTTGCTAACACCCGCTCAGGTAATCCCAACTGCGTTGCACATTGAGATGCAACGCTCTTACCTGGAATATGCCATGAGCGTGATTGTTGGCAGGGCGTTGCCGGACGCCCGGGATGGTCTCAAGCCTGTCCATCGCCGCATTGTCTATGCCATGCACGAACTGGGGCTGACCCCCGATCGCCCCTTTCGTAAGTGTGCCAGGGTAGTCGGGGATGTTTTGGGGAAGTATCACCCCCACGGAGATCAGGCAGTTTACGATGCCTTGGTGCGCATGGTGCAGGAGTTTTCCAGTCGCTATCCCCTCTTAGCAGGGCATGGCAACTTTGGGTCGGTGGATGATGACCCCCCGGCGGCGATGCGGTACACCGAAACCCGACTGGCGGCGATCGCCCACGAGGCAATCCTCGCTGAGATTGGAGATGCCACCGTTGACTTTATTGGTAACTTTGATAACTCCCAGCAGGAACCGACGGTTTTACCAGCTCAACTGCCCCTGCTGCTGCTGAATGGTAGTTCCGGCATTGCAGTGGGCATGGCAACGAATATTCCACCCCACAATCTGGGAGAAGTGGTGGATGGTTTAATGGCCCTCATCGATCGCCCTGACCTGAGTGATCAGGACTTACTGAAACTGATTCCTGGCCCGGATTTCCCCACCGGCGGGGAAATTGTCAGTACCGATGGCATTCGGGAAGCCTACACCACAGGGCGAGGGAGCATTCCAGTGCGCGGCGTGGTGCAGGTGGAAGAAGTACAACCAGGCCGGGGTCGCCACCGCCGAGCCGCCCTGGTGGTCACGGAACTACCCTATCAGGTCAACAAGGCCGCCTGGATTGAGAAGGTCGCAGATCTGGTGAATCAAGGCCGATTGGAAGGGGTGGCGGATATTCGAGATGAGAGTGATCGTGACGGCATGCGGGTGGTGATTGAATTAAAACGGGAGATCCAACCCGCCGCCCTGCTCAATGAACTCTATCGCCAAACCGCGCTGCAATCGAATTTTGGGGCGATTCTCCTCGCCTTGGCAGAGGGGCAACCCCGGCAGATGCCCCTGCGGGAGTTGCTCCAAATCTTTCTGCAATTCCGGGAGCAAACCCTATCCCGTCGTTACAACCATGAACTCGACAAATCGGAACAGCGTCGTCACTTGTTAGCAGGGATGTTGGCGGCATTGACGAATTTGGACGGCCTGATTGAGATTCTCCGCCAGGCACCGGATGGCACCACTGCCAAGACCCGCCTTCAGGAACAATTTCAACTCAGCGATCGCCAGTCTGATGCCATTCTTGCCATGCCCCTGCGACGACTCACGGGTTTAGAACGCCAAAATTTACAGACGGAATTTGAGGAACTCACCCAGCGAACAACTGAGTTACAGCGTCTCTTGGGCGATCGCCGAGAATTGCTCAAAGCCCTGAAAAAAGACCTGCGTTCCCTGAAGCGTAAGTATGGCGATCGCCGCCGTACCCGGATTCTGGGTCAAGCCGATCCAGCTGGCGGCCAGGGAGCGATGGTTAAAGATCCGCCTCCGGCTATGACACCGCCCCCCCGTAGTCACACCCCCCAGCGCCCCTCCGAAAGCAGTGAGCCACCATCGCTGCAAGAGTACACCCCGGAGCCAGAAGCCACCGTCGTGGAACTCACCCAGCGGGGATATATCCGCCGCCTGACTCCCAAAGCCTTCCAGCGACAACAGCGACCCAGGACCAGCCTCCCCGCACCAGAAGACTGCGAGGATGCCGTGATTCAAGCCCAACCCGCTGACACGGCTCAAGAGTTACTGGTGCTGACCCGCAGTGGCAAGGCTTATACCCTTCCCGTCGAGGAAATTCCCTCGGGGCGGAATGGTCGGGGAACCCCCTTGATTAGTCTCCTACCGACAGCGGCCCAAGGAGATCCCGAGGCGATTGTGCAAACCCTGGTACTGCCAGGGGCACTGGAGGGGCTGGATCTCTTACTGCTATCCCACCAGGGACGGATTAAACGTATTCCCCTCCTAGAGTTTACCCACCTCACAGGCCGGGGCTTGATCGGGATGAAACTGAAGCCAGGGGATACTCTAATTCATGCCAGTCTGGTACAACCTGCAACCCAGTTAGTCCTGGCTACCTCCAGTGGCCGCCTGCTGCGCTTTGAGGTGAATTTAGACCAGCTACCTGTGATGGGTCGGACAACTCAAGGCTTGGCAGCCATGCGCTTAGGCAGCCAGGAACAGTTAGTGGGTTGGGCGATGGTAGATCCCCAGGTGAACCTGTTGTTAGTTTCCCAACAAGGGTATTTGCAAGCACTTCCCCTCCAGCGACTGCGCCTTGGCAAGCGGGGAGAACTGGGTACCCAGGTGATGCAGTTTGCCAATCGTACGGATGAGTTGGCTGGATTTCTACCCCTATTGCCCGAGGCAGGCGTGCTGCTACAAACCACTACGCAGCGGTTAATCCGCCTGCCCCCGGAAAGTCTTTTCCCCGAAGGGGTGGAAATCGATCCTCTCGGTCTTCACTACGTCGGCGATCGCCTCATCCAAGCCGATCAGGGAGAGCGAATTCTCGCGGTCATTCCCCTGATCCCGCATCGATAG
- a CDS encoding P-loop NTPase family protein — protein MVSQLESPTCNSTGLSAYHVEGLVQVFTCSHRSFFTSVMAQALRIAGHGTSVLVVQFLKGGIGQGHEHPIQLGQNLQWIRCNLPRCIDTPHLDQEEAQSLTDLWQYTQDVVLRGQYSLVVLDELSLAINFGLIPEVEVLAFLGKRPQHIDIILTGPAMPQSLLDIADQITEFRRSHQP, from the coding sequence ATGGTTTCTCAGCTAGAATCTCCCACCTGCAATTCCACGGGTCTGTCAGCCTATCACGTTGAAGGTTTAGTCCAGGTTTTCACCTGTTCTCACCGGAGCTTTTTCACCAGCGTCATGGCTCAAGCCCTGAGAATTGCGGGCCATGGAACATCTGTACTTGTTGTTCAGTTCCTGAAAGGTGGGATTGGGCAAGGTCATGAGCATCCCATTCAGCTTGGCCAAAATTTGCAGTGGATTCGCTGTAACCTGCCGCGATGTATCGATACGCCCCATCTGGATCAAGAGGAAGCTCAGTCTCTTACCGATCTGTGGCAATATACCCAGGATGTGGTGCTTCGCGGTCAGTATTCCCTGGTGGTGCTCGATGAATTAAGTCTGGCAATTAACTTCGGGCTGATTCCCGAAGTAGAGGTACTGGCTTTTTTAGGGAAGCGGCCTCAGCATATTGACATTATCTTAACCGGGCCAGCCATGCCCCAATCCCTCCTAGACATCGCAGACCAGATTACGGAGTTTCGTCGCAGTCATCAGCCCTAG
- the rph gene encoding ribonuclease PH — MVWQRTQDRQPDQLRSMSFERGFTKFAAGSVLTRCGDTQVLCNVTIRPGVPKFLEGKGQGWLTAEYRMLPGATSQRQEREFLKLSGRTQEIQRLIGRSLRAALDLERLGERTIIVDADVLQADAGTRTTAITGGFVALHDALNPLIEQGELPRSPLRCQVAAISVGLLQAQPMLDLDYIEDVAAEVDLNVVMNDGLGLIEVQGTAESGSFTRNQLTQMLNLAETGIQSLFQLQSQALQVSA; from the coding sequence ATGGTCTGGCAGCGTACTCAGGATCGACAACCGGATCAACTCCGTTCGATGTCCTTTGAGCGAGGGTTTACAAAATTTGCAGCTGGTTCTGTTTTGACCCGTTGCGGTGATACCCAAGTGCTCTGCAACGTCACGATTCGCCCTGGTGTCCCGAAGTTTTTGGAGGGCAAAGGTCAAGGTTGGCTCACCGCTGAGTACCGGATGCTGCCAGGGGCAACTAGTCAGCGCCAAGAGCGGGAATTTTTGAAGCTCTCAGGGCGAACCCAGGAAATTCAGCGATTGATTGGCCGCAGTCTGCGGGCAGCATTAGATCTGGAGCGACTAGGGGAGCGGACGATCATTGTGGATGCGGATGTTTTGCAGGCGGATGCCGGTACCCGCACCACAGCGATTACGGGGGGATTCGTGGCACTGCATGATGCATTAAATCCATTGATAGAACAGGGGGAATTACCTCGATCGCCCCTTCGTTGTCAGGTGGCAGCTATCTCCGTTGGCTTATTACAGGCACAACCAATGTTGGATTTGGACTATATCGAGGATGTCGCTGCGGAGGTTGATTTGAATGTGGTCATGAACGATGGGTTAGGTCTAATCGAAGTTCAAGGAACCGCCGAGTCAGGTAGCTTTACCCGCAACCAACTGACACAGATGCTCAACCTGGCAGAAACAGGGATTCAATCCCTCTTCCAACTACAATCTCAGGCTCTCCAAGTCTCTGCTTAG
- a CDS encoding sodium:proton antiporter, with product MGQISASLRNLVTLGTLITLIGGSMGAHWLSEFPWPIAILYASLVVVTGPTVISPLLKQVQVDRQVATLLEYEGVLIDPIGAILAVVVLNIIISGDMHPLDILSGVGMRVGIGAGIGIVGGWLLGWILKRAKFLSEDLKNLVVLAGLWGLFGWAQMLRSESGLMATVVAGIMLRVAAVPEERLLRRFKGQLTVLAVSVLFILLAADLSIASIFALGWGGLLTVVFLMLVVRPISIGLCTGKSDLNWRQKLFMSWIAPRGIVAASVASLFAISLTEHGINGGDAIKALVFLTICLTVILQGLTARWVATLLRITSIDRTGAVIVGCHPLSCLLARLFQERGEPVALIDTNPEAADLAEQEKRAIFRQQCP from the coding sequence TTGGGCCAGATCTCCGCCAGTCTCCGTAACTTAGTCACCCTGGGAACCCTGATCACCTTAATCGGCGGGAGTATGGGGGCTCACTGGCTGAGCGAATTTCCTTGGCCGATTGCCATCCTTTACGCCTCTTTGGTGGTTGTCACCGGGCCAACCGTCATTAGCCCGCTGCTCAAACAGGTTCAAGTGGATCGTCAGGTTGCGACTCTGCTCGAGTACGAAGGTGTCCTGATTGATCCCATCGGAGCCATCCTAGCCGTGGTGGTGCTCAACATTATCATTAGCGGCGACATGCACCCCTTGGACATCCTCAGTGGCGTGGGCATGCGCGTGGGCATCGGGGCTGGCATTGGCATTGTCGGCGGCTGGCTCCTGGGTTGGATCTTAAAACGAGCCAAGTTTCTATCTGAGGATCTCAAAAACCTGGTAGTGCTAGCAGGGCTCTGGGGACTATTCGGTTGGGCGCAGATGCTGCGGAGTGAGTCAGGACTGATGGCAACCGTAGTAGCTGGAATTATGCTCAGAGTCGCGGCGGTTCCAGAAGAGCGGCTGCTGCGGCGGTTTAAAGGGCAGCTCACGGTGCTGGCTGTTTCGGTGTTGTTTATTTTATTGGCCGCCGATCTCTCCATCGCCAGTATCTTTGCCTTGGGGTGGGGGGGGTTGCTGACAGTTGTATTCTTGATGTTGGTAGTACGGCCTATCAGCATTGGTCTGTGTACAGGGAAGAGTGACCTCAACTGGCGGCAGAAACTCTTTATGAGCTGGATTGCCCCTCGGGGGATTGTGGCAGCTTCCGTGGCTTCTTTATTCGCGATCTCCTTAACCGAACACGGCATCAATGGGGGAGATGCGATTAAAGCCCTTGTGTTTCTCACCATCTGTCTCACCGTCATTCTCCAGGGACTCACGGCGCGATGGGTAGCAACCCTGCTACGGATTACATCGATAGATCGTACCGGAGCTGTGATTGTGGGCTGCCATCCCCTGAGTTGTCTATTGGCGCGTCTCTTTCAAGAACGAGGCGAACCCGTTGCCTTAATTGACACCAACCCGGAGGCCGCCGATCTGGCAGAACAGGAAAAACGTGCCATTTTTCGTCAACAGTGCCCTTGA
- a CDS encoding DUF362 domain-containing protein encodes MTSAVSLLRTLSYDLPLLQANLERLLAPLGGMAAFVKPGDRVLLKPNLLTGARPGKECTTRPELVYSVAQLVQAAGGQPFLGG; translated from the coding sequence ATGACCTCTGCTGTGAGTTTGCTTCGTACTCTTTCCTACGATCTGCCCCTGCTCCAAGCCAACCTGGAGCGACTGCTGGCACCCCTCGGCGGTATGGCTGCCTTTGTGAAGCCGGGAGATCGTGTACTACTAAAACCCAACTTGCTCACCGGTGCCCGTCCGGGCAAGGAGTGTACAACTCGCCCCGAACTGGTTTACAGTGTAGCCCAGCTGGTACAGGCGGCGGGTGGTCAGCCGTTCCTCGGGGGATAG
- a CDS encoding DUF362 domain-containing protein, whose amino-acid sequence MVSRSSGDSPAFGSARGVAVANGYQSLLTDLGLPIVDFHGHRYQTASETHNHLLLCKEAMEADVVINLPKLKSHVQLTLTLGVKNLFGCVPGKMKAWWHLEAGKDSQRFGTMLVETARAIAPNLTILDGIIGHEGNGPSEGDPRLLGILAASTDVFALDRTMVEILQVDPLVVPTVAAAQRLGICPDGSGITFPLQHPQEMLVSDWRLPEELVPIDFGMPRILRSTFKHLYIRWIKEPLKAYVLN is encoded by the coding sequence GTGGTCAGCCGTTCCTCGGGGGATAGTCCTGCCTTTGGCAGTGCTCGGGGGGTGGCAGTGGCGAATGGCTATCAATCCCTGCTCACGGACTTAGGGTTACCCATTGTTGACTTCCATGGTCACCGCTACCAAACCGCTAGTGAAACCCATAACCATCTGCTGCTGTGTAAGGAGGCGATGGAGGCGGATGTGGTGATCAACCTGCCGAAGCTGAAGTCCCATGTGCAACTCACCCTGACTCTGGGGGTGAAGAACTTATTTGGCTGTGTCCCTGGCAAAATGAAGGCCTGGTGGCATCTGGAAGCAGGCAAAGATAGCCAGCGCTTTGGAACGATGCTGGTGGAGACGGCGCGGGCGATCGCCCCAAATTTGACCATTCTGGATGGCATTATCGGCCATGAGGGCAATGGCCCCAGTGAGGGAGATCCTCGTCTTCTGGGAATTCTGGCAGCCTCTACCGATGTCTTTGCCCTGGATCGCACCATGGTCGAGATCCTTCAGGTCGATCCCTTGGTGGTGCCCACGGTGGCAGCGGCGCAGCGATTGGGTATCTGTCCCGATGGATCTGGGATTACCTTTCCCCTGCAGCATCCCCAAGAAATGCTAGTTTCCGATTGGCGCTTACCTGAGGAATTGGTGCCCATCGACTTTGGCATGCCCCGAATTTTGCGATCTACCTTCAAACACCTCTATATTCGCTGGATCAAAGAACCCCTGAAAGCCTATGTGCTGAACTAA
- the petJ gene encoding cytochrome c6 PetJ, whose product MKRLLSVILLAIALVTVAFGRPAWAGDEVSGAKVFSANCAACHMGGNNVIMANKTLKKEALEKYQMNSLDAIMTQVKNGKNAMPAFGGRLTAAQIEDVAAYVLGQSGKGW is encoded by the coding sequence TTGAAAAGACTGCTTTCAGTGATCCTGTTGGCGATCGCTTTGGTGACCGTGGCCTTTGGCCGTCCTGCCTGGGCAGGTGATGAGGTTAGTGGCGCGAAGGTGTTTAGTGCCAACTGTGCTGCTTGCCACATGGGCGGTAACAACGTGATTATGGCGAACAAAACCCTGAAGAAGGAAGCCCTAGAGAAGTATCAGATGAACTCTCTAGATGCCATCATGACTCAGGTCAAAAATGGTAAAAATGCGATGCCTGCCTTTGGCGGTCGTTTGACCGCCGCTCAAATTGAAGATGTAGCTGCCTATGTCTTGGGTCAATCGGGCAAAGGTTGGTAG
- the psbV gene encoding photosystem II cytochrome c-550, with the protein MLKRYIWLAVATVFFAFQIATGGAFAAELDAATRTLPLNTKGDTIVLSLKQVSEGKRLFNYACAQCHVGGITKTDPNVGLDPEALALATPARNNIAALVDYMQNPTTYDGAQEIAELHPSKTSSDIFPKMRNLTDSDLVEIAGHILLQPKVVGDQWGGGKAVR; encoded by the coding sequence ATGCTTAAGAGATACATCTGGCTGGCTGTGGCCACTGTATTCTTTGCGTTTCAGATCGCGACTGGGGGGGCCTTCGCCGCTGAATTGGATGCGGCAACCCGTACCCTTCCGCTGAATACCAAGGGAGACACCATTGTCCTGAGCCTCAAACAGGTCAGCGAAGGAAAACGCTTATTCAACTATGCTTGTGCTCAATGTCATGTGGGTGGGATTACCAAAACGGATCCCAATGTGGGTCTCGATCCAGAAGCCCTGGCACTGGCAACCCCCGCTCGCAATAATATTGCTGCTCTCGTTGACTACATGCAAAATCCCACAACCTATGATGGGGCTCAGGAAATTGCAGAGCTCCATCCCAGCAAGACGAGTTCCGATATTTTCCCGAAAATGCGGAACCTCACAGACTCTGATTTGGTAGAAATCGCAGGGCATATTCTGTTGCAACCGAAGGTCGTCGGGGATCAGTGGGGAGGCGGGAAAGCCGTCCGCTAG
- a CDS encoding cation:proton antiporter — MEAPLELTLQMVMTVMAGISAQVLADFLKVPGIVFLLLFGVLLGPDGFGWLHPSLLGTGLDVIVALSVAVILFEGGLQPRIAGLGPDLRQSP, encoded by the coding sequence ATGGAAGCCCCTCTGGAATTAACCCTGCAAATGGTGATGACTGTGATGGCAGGCATCAGTGCTCAAGTGTTGGCAGACTTTCTCAAGGTTCCCGGCATTGTGTTCCTACTGCTGTTTGGGGTCTTACTCGGCCCCGATGGGTTTGGGTGGCTCCATCCCAGTCTGCTAGGCACGGGTCTGGATGTGATTGTTGCCCTCTCCGTGGCAGTGATTCTCTTTGAGGGGGGTCTTCAACCTAGAATTGCGGGACTTGGGCCAGATCTCCGCCAGTCTCCGTAA